The sequence CAGGAGGTGCGCGGCCTCATCCCGGAGGACGTCTTCACCCTGCACCGGCTCCTCGGATACCTGAAGGGATCGAGCGGCTTCCGCCACAACAGTGAGAATCCGCTACCCTACGACGTCGTCATCGTGGACGAGGCGTCCATGGTTTCCCTGCCGCTCATGGCGAAGCTCCTCTGCGCCCTGCGCCGGGACACCCGCCTGATCCTGCTGGGCGACCGGGACCAGCTCGCCTCCGTCGAGGCCGGTGCGGTGCTGGGCGACATGTGCGACACCGGCGCCGTGCACGGCTTCTCCCCCGACTTCGCAGCGCTCGCCGCCGAAGTTGCGGGCGATGCCGTCTCCGTCCAGCCGGGGCTGGGACCGCTGGGCGATGCCGTGGTGCTGCTTAAGAAAAGCTACCGTTTCTCGTCCACCGGCGGTATCGGCAAGATCGGCGCGCTGGTGAACGCAGGAGACGCCGCCGCGGCCCTTGCCGCCTGCCTCGATCCGGCCCTCCCCGAGGTCTCGCTGGCATCACTTCCCCCCGCCGGTGGCTTGGCCGACGCCCTCGCCAAGCGCATCACCGACGGGTATGCGGAATACCTGCACGAGCAGAGCCCCGAAGAGGCGTTCGCCAAGTTCAGCCGGTTCCGCATCCTGTGCGCCATGCGCAGCGGGCCGTACGGAGTCGAGTCCGTCAACCAGCTCGTACGGCAGCGCCTGGCGCAAGCCGGGCTCATCCATCCGCACGGGCGCTGGTACGCGGGGCAGCCCGTCATGATCAGCAAAAACGACTACAACCTCGGACTCTTCAACGGCGACGTGGGACTCATCCTTCCCGATGCCGAGTCCGGCGGCGAGCTGCGCGCCTTCTTCCCCTCCGGCTCCGGGGGGATGCGCAAGGTGCTGCCGCTCAGGCTCCCCGAGTACGAGTGCGCCTTCGCCATGACCGTGCACAAGAGCCAGGGCTCCGAGTTCGACCGCGTCCTGCTCGTCCTCCCCGACCGCGACACGCCGGTCTTGACGCGGGAACTGCTGTACACCGCGATCACCAGGGCGAAGAGCTCCGCCGAGATTCTATCCACAGAAGAACTGTTCCTCTCCACAGTTGAGCGTCGCGTTGTCCGACGGTCAGGCCTGCGCGAACGCCTTTGGGGGCCAATCATCTGACCTCCGCATGCCTTCACAAGCCCTCCCTCGCCCTACGGGAGACCCACTTCATCCACTACCAAGGAGCAACCATGCACTGCACCGTTAATGATATAAACATCGCCTATGATGAAGCAGGCCAAGGCCCTGCCGTCCTGCTCATCCACGGCTTTCCTCTCAACCGCCAGATGTGGCAGCCGCAACTGAAGCCGATTGCCGACGCCGGTTACCGTGTCATCGCCCCGGACCTGCGCGGCTTCGGCGCAAGCGACGCACCCGCCGGGCCTTACAGCATGGAACTTCTCGCCGAAGATATGATCGCCCTCATGGATGCTTTGAAGATCGACAAAGCGGTCATCGGCGGCATGTCCATGGGGGGCTACGTCCTCATGAACCTCCTGGAGCGCTACCCGGAAAGGGTCCGTGCCGCCTGCTTCATCGCGACCCGCAGCAACGCGGACGACGAAGCGGGACGCGAGCGGAGAAAGGCCATGGCCGCGGAGGCTGAGAGGCTCGGCGCCAACCCGATCATCAAGATATTCGCTGAACTGCTGTTCGCGGCGGAGACCTCGCAGGAAAGCCCGGCGCTGATCGCCCGCGTCACCGCGTGGATGCGCGAAACCCGTCCGCAGGGGCTCGCCGGCGGTCTGCTCGGCATGCGCAACCGCAAGGACTACACAGCCCTCCTCCCCACGTTCAAGCACCCCTCATTGGTGATCGCAGGCGCGGAAGATCGTGCCGCCCCCGCAGAAACCGCCGAGACGCTGATCCATGGACTTGCCGGCTGCCGGAGCAAAGTAATCGAAAAGGCAGGGCACATGGTGAACATGGAACAGCCTGAAATCTTCAACGAGACCATGATCTCTTTCCTTAAATCGCTACCGGAGTAGCCATGGGAACCGACCTGCTGCAACTCATCCTGCTGCTTCTACTCGCCGCCACCTTCACCGTGGCCATCCTCTGTTACCTGCACCTGAAACGGCTCACCTCGTCCGAGGCGCGCTTCGATCAGTTGGAGAAGGGACTCGAGCGACTGGAGCGGACCCTTCAGGACGAGCTACGCCGAAACCGGGAGGAGCTGGGCGGCAGCTTGCGACAGTTCGGTGAGGCGGTGCAGAAACGGATGGTCGACATCGCGTCGCTGCAAAAGGGGCAAATGGAAGGATTTACGCAGCAGTTGGGCGCCCTCACCGCAAGCAACGAACAGCGACTGGACAAGCTGCGCGAGACTGTCGAGCTCAGGCTCAAATGGCTGCAGGAGGACAACTCGAAGAAACTGGAGCAGATGCGCGCCACGGTGGACGAGAAGCTGCATGAGACCCTGGAGAAGCGACTTGGTGAATCATTCAAGCAGGTGAGCGGGCAGTTGGAACAGGTGCACAAGGGACTGGGCGAGATGCAATCGCTGGCATCCGGCGTCGGCGATCTGAAAAAGGTCCTCTCCAACATCAAAACGCGCGGAACGCTGGGCGAGGTGCAACTGCACAACCTGCTCGAACAGATCCTCACCCCGGACCAGTACAGCTCCAACGTCGCCACCAAGCCCGGCAGCGACGCCCGCGTCGAGTTCGCGGTCCGGCTTCCCGGCAAGGACGACAAACCGCTCTGGCTCCCCATCGATGCGAAGTTCCCGCAGGAGGACTTCCTGCGTCTGGTTGAGGCGCAAGAACAGGGAAACCTGGCCGCGGTAGCCGAGGCAACGAAGCAGTTCGACAGGACAGTCCAGGGGATGGCGAAGCTGATCTGCGACAAGTACCTGGCGCCGCCGGAGACCACCGATTTTGCAGTCATGTTCCTAGCCAACGAGGCAAGCTACGCGCAGGTGTTGAGCCGCCCCGGGCTTTTCGACGCCATCCTGCGTGAGCACAAGGTGATCGTCGCCGGCCCCACCACCATCGCCGCCCTCCTCTCGTCGCTGAGCCTCGGATTCAGAACGCTGGCAATCGAGAAGCGCAGCAGCGACGTCTGGCGCCTTCTGGGCGCGATCAAGACCGAGTTCATGACCTTCGGGACTCTATTGGACAAGACCAGGAAAAAGCTGGACGAGGCATCCTCAAGCATCGACACCGCGGCCACAAGGACCAGGCGCATCCAGAGGAAGATGCAGGGGATAGAGGAGCTGCCTGAGCATGAGGCGAAGGCGATTTTGGGCGTAGACTTCGGCAGCGGCGCGGAGGCCGAGGTAAGCGAGGCGGTGCTGATCGAGGAGCCGTAAAGGGCTTAAGTCCCCCCTTTGCGAAGGGGGATTTAGGGGGATTTCTTGCATACCTTGGCAGAGGCAAATCCCCCCTGTCCCCCCTTCGCAAAGGGGGGAACGTTTGGGCTCATGCAGAGCTTCGTGGGAGCTGTCTCCATGTTCCAGCGAATTTCCCGAACCATCGTGCTCGATGGTCTCACTTTCCCTGACCTTTGTTGTCTTGGGACGAACCAAAGAAAAAGCCCGTCGGCAGGTGGTCCATGGAACCAGTGCCGGCGGGCTTGTTTATTGTACGGCCGCTTTAGCCGTTATTTGATCTGCCCGCGGATTTCGCCGTCCGGGTACTTGTCGGTGTGGACGTTCACGTAGGTATCGCCCGAACGAAGCAGTTTTACCAGCTCGTCGAATTTACCTTTGTAGTCGCCCATCAGGTCGTTGCCGCTGACCTTACCTTCCGAGAGGACACCGCTGAATTTCCCTTTCTTGCCACCGCTGAAGAGCCCGACAATCGGAGGACCATTCTCCCCTTTTTTGCCGACATGGATGTGTGCCGCACTGGCGTCGACCACGTCCTTAACGTGGAGCTTGTAAGTCAGCTCCTTGCCGTCTTTGCTGAGTTTGAATTCGGCCTTCCCGGAAGATTTGGCGTCAGGTTTTGCCACTTCCTCCTTCGGGGTCAGTTTTGCCTTGAAGCTGTGCTCAGCGGCATATCCGGTTGAGACAGCAAAGAACGCAGCCAGCACCACCAGCATCAGCAGCCTTATCCTTTTCATTTCCTGCCTCCTCTAAAGCCTTGTTGTTACCACTACCGGCGATTATACCCTTTGCATTCAAAAAACACTATACATCTCACTCCTCAGACTTTTCCCTTTGTTAACGCAGGGCAGCAAGCCCTTTACGGTCTACGATGTCCAGCAGTCGCAACGCAGGGCCACTCGGCTTCTTCACCCCTTGTTCCCATTGTTGTACAGTGCTTTTACCTATACCTAGAAGTGACGCAAAAACAGCCTGACTGGCATGACAGGCCATCCTGATCTGTTTGATCTCTTCCGGCCGGTATGGTTTCTTACGTGGGAGGCACAACGCCTGTATCTGTCGGAAGGTGAGGTCATCCATCATGCCGGCTTCGAACAATTCACGCGCCATTTCATCAGCTATGTCCAAAATTTCACTCATCTTGTTTCACCTCAACTTGAGCCGCCACTATATCACCTAGTGATACAGCTGTCGACATCAATGGAGTCGGTCATTTTTACGCGAACTCCGCGATGGGCTGTCCCGGCTGTACAGCTTCGCCCACGGAAACGAGGATCTTATCCACGGTACCGGACATGTGCGCCGTGATGTTCGTCTCCATCTTCATCGCCTCCAGGACGACGAGCAGATCGTTCACCTCCAGGTGCTGGCCGACCTGCGCAACGACCTTGAAAACAACGCCGGCAATCGGGCTCCAGCAGATCTTGTCCGATGCCGCCGTGCCGCCTGGGGGAGCGCCGGTAACCGGGGCGGGGGCGGCCATCGGCATTGCGCCCGAAGGGGGCGTCACCGCCTGCACCGTCGTAGTAGGGAACGATTCGGCCAGCCGAACCTCTTCGCCCTCTTCGACTTCCACGTCAACCCGATACTTCTTTCCGTCGATCGTCATGGTCAGTTGCACGGTGGTCTCCTTTTACTACCCTCTTCTGAGGTTCAAGTTATGCGACGCCTGCAGCACGACGCGGCTCGACTGCCCCCAGGCGTTCGCCTGCATGGGATCGACGAACCTCGCCCTGCGGATGCGTACGTTCTTCCCCAGATAGGCTGCGATGGATGCCGCCATCACCATCAACAATTCCGGGGTTACCTCCTCATGTTTCCCTGCATGTTCTTCCACGGTAAGCCTCCTCAAAGTGGGATCAGGCCGTGCTTCTTCATGGGGCGGAACTCCCGCTTGGTGTGCAGGATGTCGAGCGTCATGGCGAGATGACGTCTCGTCTCCGCCGGCTCGATGATGTCGTCGACGTCACGCCGCGCAGCCGCCGCGTAGGGGGTCGCAAAGGTGCTCTGGTACGACTCGATCAGTTCCCGGCGCTTCTGCTGCGGATCTTCGGACTGCGCGATCTCGTTGCGGAATATCACGTTCACCGCCCCCTGCGGCCCCATCACCGCGATCTCCGCGGTCGGCCACGCGAAGACCCGGTCCGTCTCCAGTTCCTTGCCGCACATGGCCAGGAAAGCGCCGCCGTAGGCCTTGCGCATGATCACGGTGATCTTCGGGACGGTGGCCGCCGAGTAGGCGAAGAGCATCTTGGCGCCGTGCCTGATGATCCCCCCTTGCTCCTGTTGCACGCCGGGGAGGAATCCCGGCACGTCCACCAGCGTGATGAGCGGGATGTTGAAGGCGTTGCAGAAACGAACGAAGCGCGCCCCCTTGTCCGAGGCGTTGATGTCCAGTGCGCCGGCGAGCACGCTCGGCTGGTTCGCCACCACACCGACGCTCCGCCCGAGGATGCGGGCGAAACCGACCACAATATTGGCTGCGAAAAGCGGCTGCACCTCGAGGAAGTCGCCGCCATCCACAAGGCGCGTGATCACTTGGCGCACGTCGTAACTCTTCTTCGGATCGGCCGGGACGATTGTGTTCAGCGTCTTGTCCGGCACCACGATGTCGTCCGCCTCGAGTTGGGGCGGATCCTCGAGGTTGTTGGAAGGAAGGAAGGAGAGGAGCCTCTTGCAGATGCGCAGCGCCACCAGATCGTTTTCCGCGACGAAGTGCGCGACCCCGGCGTAGTTCATCTGGGAAAGCGGGCCGCCAAGGGCCTCGGCGGTGATCTCCTCACCGGTCGCTTCCTTGATGACCGATGGCCCCGTGATGAACATCCTCGCGTTCGCCGTCTGGATGATGAAATCTGTGAGGGCCGGGCTGTACGCGGCGCCGCCTGCACACGGACCGCAGATGAGCGAGATCTGCGGCACCACCCCG is a genomic window of Geomonas ferrireducens containing:
- the recD gene encoding exodeoxyribonuclease V subunit alpha is translated as MTPEGAQLNDIDRQFAAFICRQAGSRDPHLEAAAALLSRGVTAGDVCLDLAGALDEGRAAGYRLESVATWRERLAAAPVVGDPGEFKPLILDQADRLYLQRYWRYENELAEAILKRGEPAQFDRERLKQGLARLFPATPGGTDWQRVAALAAVTRRFCVISGGPGTGKTSTVVKVLALLLEQAEAMGTGSALRIALAAPTGKAAARLKESIAAGLDKAGQEVRGLIPEDVFTLHRLLGYLKGSSGFRHNSENPLPYDVVIVDEASMVSLPLMAKLLCALRRDTRLILLGDRDQLASVEAGAVLGDMCDTGAVHGFSPDFAALAAEVAGDAVSVQPGLGPLGDAVVLLKKSYRFSSTGGIGKIGALVNAGDAAAALAACLDPALPEVSLASLPPAGGLADALAKRITDGYAEYLHEQSPEEAFAKFSRFRILCAMRSGPYGVESVNQLVRQRLAQAGLIHPHGRWYAGQPVMISKNDYNLGLFNGDVGLILPDAESGGELRAFFPSGSGGMRKVLPLRLPEYECAFAMTVHKSQGSEFDRVLLVLPDRDTPVLTRELLYTAITRAKSSAEILSTEELFLSTVERRVVRRSGLRERLWGPII
- a CDS encoding alpha/beta fold hydrolase, whose protein sequence is MHCTVNDINIAYDEAGQGPAVLLIHGFPLNRQMWQPQLKPIADAGYRVIAPDLRGFGASDAPAGPYSMELLAEDMIALMDALKIDKAVIGGMSMGGYVLMNLLERYPERVRAACFIATRSNADDEAGRERRKAMAAEAERLGANPIIKIFAELLFAAETSQESPALIARVTAWMRETRPQGLAGGLLGMRNRKDYTALLPTFKHPSLVIAGAEDRAAPAETAETLIHGLAGCRSKVIEKAGHMVNMEQPEIFNETMISFLKSLPE
- the rmuC gene encoding DNA recombination protein RmuC; this translates as MGTDLLQLILLLLLAATFTVAILCYLHLKRLTSSEARFDQLEKGLERLERTLQDELRRNREELGGSLRQFGEAVQKRMVDIASLQKGQMEGFTQQLGALTASNEQRLDKLRETVELRLKWLQEDNSKKLEQMRATVDEKLHETLEKRLGESFKQVSGQLEQVHKGLGEMQSLASGVGDLKKVLSNIKTRGTLGEVQLHNLLEQILTPDQYSSNVATKPGSDARVEFAVRLPGKDDKPLWLPIDAKFPQEDFLRLVEAQEQGNLAAVAEATKQFDRTVQGMAKLICDKYLAPPETTDFAVMFLANEASYAQVLSRPGLFDAILREHKVIVAGPTTIAALLSSLSLGFRTLAIEKRSSDVWRLLGAIKTEFMTFGTLLDKTRKKLDEASSSIDTAATRTRRIQRKMQGIEELPEHEAKAILGVDFGSGAEAEVSEAVLIEEP
- a CDS encoding CHRD domain-containing protein, with the translated sequence MKRIRLLMLVVLAAFFAVSTGYAAEHSFKAKLTPKEEVAKPDAKSSGKAEFKLSKDGKELTYKLHVKDVVDASAAHIHVGKKGENGPPIVGLFSGGKKGKFSGVLSEGKVSGNDLMGDYKGKFDELVKLLRSGDTYVNVHTDKYPDGEIRGQIK
- a CDS encoding helix-turn-helix domain-containing protein, with the protein product MSEILDIADEMARELFEAGMMDDLTFRQIQALCLPRKKPYRPEEIKQIRMACHASQAVFASLLGIGKSTVQQWEQGVKKPSGPALRLLDIVDRKGLAALR
- a CDS encoding biotin/lipoyl-containing protein, translating into MQLTMTIDGKKYRVDVEVEEGEEVRLAESFPTTTVQAVTPPSGAMPMAAPAPVTGAPPGGTAASDKICWSPIAGVVFKVVAQVGQHLEVNDLLVVLEAMKMETNITAHMSGTVDKILVSVGEAVQPGQPIAEFA
- a CDS encoding acyl-CoA carboxylase subunit beta, which produces MSIDEKVKELNERKERLKLGGGRTKIDEQHERQSLTARERIESLVDKDSFQEIGLFARHRCTNFGMAGKEFAAEGVVTGAGSVGGRLVHLASQDFTVAGGSAGEVHSDKIVQAMLAALKTGTPFVFMNDSGGARIQEGIDSLAGYGKIFYHNVMLSGVVPQISLICGPCAGGAAYSPALTDFIIQTANARMFITGPSVIKEATGEEITAEALGGPLSQMNYAGVAHFVAENDLVALRICKRLLSFLPSNNLEDPPQLEADDIVVPDKTLNTIVPADPKKSYDVRQVITRLVDGGDFLEVQPLFAANIVVGFARILGRSVGVVANQPSVLAGALDINASDKGARFVRFCNAFNIPLITLVDVPGFLPGVQQEQGGIIRHGAKMLFAYSAATVPKITVIMRKAYGGAFLAMCGKELETDRVFAWPTAEIAVMGPQGAVNVIFRNEIAQSEDPQQKRRELIESYQSTFATPYAAAARRDVDDIIEPAETRRHLAMTLDILHTKREFRPMKKHGLIPL